AACGATGAATGTAATCATAAGTTCCTTTACAAGGTTCACAAAGACTAAAAACATTACAATCTTCTTTTGGACAAGATTCAGCTTGTTGCATTAACATTCGTATTGTTTGACTTTCATCATAAATACCagctaatattaataaaagttgagtgattagtttttcaacttaattttcaaaaggcatttttttatgtaatctaaaaaaaatacaataaaaaattattttataaaaaatttcttttgttcgTTCATCACATAAACAATTTTAGCTTTTCAACAATTTGGACATAGTTCTATATATTGAGATGTTGTTACAGCAGGTGTCATAAAACTATTGCTTGCTCGTACtgttatttttaccatttttttaattatgtgatctaaaaaaaataaaataaaaatctatttaatctAAACAAAAAGTACTCAAATATCcatcgtttttaaaaataatcgtTGTGATTCTTCACGAAAACGtattgttttttcaatcttattttcaaaataaaaataattcattatttCTTTGCGAAATTCaggaacattttttttaatatactcaAACATAGCCAcatctctttctttttctttttctttttctgctgCTATTTCATTATTAAGACTTTCAATATTTTCTCGATTTGTAGTAAACTATTTGTACATGGATTGCATATAtacttgttaagtttttaatctgtctttaaaacaatctttttcaGTATCTTCTCGtattaatttattcatttcATCCATAGCTTCTTTTAATCTGTTgacatgaaaatttttaataaaatgtttagcaTCTTCAccatatttaacaaaatatttgacCATTTTATATTCAAAAGCAATATCTGGATTCAGTTTATCcaactttttgtatttatgaGAGATATATTTTCCATATTGAAATTCTTGAAGGAAATCCATTTTATTAGTTTacctaaaaaatacaaagtttaaagtacaaaaatttaaaatacaaagttaaaaaaaattttactcaataagaatatttataaaagtagtgataaaataatttttaattgttttttttaacaataatctttCTTCATGctttgaaatataattaaaatctttcatgtctacatttacttttatatgCGAGAACATGGCTTCATCTCTTCTCGAAAATTcctctttttcttttgttacaaTAAACTCATCTTCTTCGATTGCAAGACTGCTAATAACAGTCATATGATTTAtcaattctattaaaaaattacgtagatttacatgatttttaatgataataatcaactatttttatttataatttctgttattttttgaaactctCCCAGTATTCCATCTTGATGATCATCCATGGTTAAAAACTCTTTAACgataacaaaatgaaaataaaaaacaggtGATAATAATTCCAAATTTTGCCACAATTCGTGTTCAGAATGATGTAGCTTGCAATATTTGTCAATCCATTTAATGACATCTTCAGTCCAATTttcattattcatttttttaattagttgtctaaaaaaaattacaataaaaaaaataaataaacaaaacactaTCATGAAAATTAATAGTTGTTAACATTgttctttttatcaaatttctaaaataatttctcAAACATCTTctacaatttaaaattcttttatcgTTTGGTGTTATAATAAAACCATTTGTTtgataatgataaaacaaatcGACAGATTTATTGCACTCTGTAAATATTTCCATAAGAAGTGTCAAATACATGTTGTGTATTTCGATATTCTCCCAAACATAAGATAATAAACCACTATCTATAACAcaaacatcattttttatttcttttattttttcttcatcaatTTCCATCTATTGAGCTACATCAAccatttgtaaaaactttaacaCGTTTTGAAACGTATTATACATAccattgttttcttttttcatcaaatcccaattatttattttcatgtttttattatttaattttaaaaaagataattttacaaacaaacagataaattattaaaatcatattctAAATCGTGAGTTAATCAATGTGTTTATAACTAAAAGATAACAATTCTTAAAAGTTTTctgaaatcatttttaaattatttaaataattatgaaaaaaactgtTCTTTTCCATTTCATTCATACCATCTATTGAAATTAAGTCTAATGAATctgtatataatttttctgtATCACGAAAAACAAgctcaatttgagaaaaaatatccaaataacattctagtttatttaatgaaatactTCCaatagtttgataaaaaatcattttaatattattcaaacTATTAAGTGTTTCATTAAATGAAATAAGTTGATGACTTTGTACATATGCCATTATGCTTTCTAAACGACTATGTTGATCACGatctagttttttaataacattccaagctaaaataatttgattttcttCTTGCTTTAGTCTGGAATTAGTATCCCAAGGATGTTcgtctttattcatttttattagttctctaaaaaattataattacaaaattatttatatttttttttagaaaaaataaaaaaaattctacctTATCCGTGACGTAAAGCGAGTTCGATAAAACACAATAAACATTTTTCCACaatataatagataaataaaacaCCAAATATTCCACATAATATAGCAAACAttattagttaactaaaaataaaaaaattacttaattttacatttgatatataaattattttcaattaaataatcattaatgtctgctttttttataaagttacaatATCCATAACCaacattttcttcattttttgcAGGTCATTGAAAAGACATATTATTCTcagtaataaaactttttttcatttgtttgcCATTAGATCTACATAGTTTAAATGTAATGACGTGATTTATAAAAGGCCATTTTAATATAGCATCATAAGGTGAGGATCTCATTATAATATGCAATCCAATTTCTTCTACCCCAAGGCTATCACATTTATTTATGGCTCATCACATTTTTTTGGCTATCACATTTCTCATGGgtatcaaatttatttggctATCATATTGatattcattttcattaaaaattgatagtttttataataaaatggcaCACTATAATAAGCCttgctttcattttttaattgctccttaaaatattcaaaaatccATATCTTACAACCATGTCCATTATTATTGTGCCTTTCTTCTAAAATAGATACTCGAAAATCTAAATTCATTATTTTCTCATTATACAAACCATTGAATAAAATACTCGGATTGTCAGTATAAATGGTAAATGAAGGTCTACTATTTTCTGCAATTCTATCAGCCATAAGttttactaatctaaaaaaaattttataaaatataaaaaaaaatatgacaaaaaaaaaattttttttccagtgGAACCAAAACCATCCTTTCTTTCTACATCTTTAATCATTGTTGTTTTTACTTCACGACAAGAACAACTCTCaatttcttttacattttttatagctttaaacATTTTCACAAATCCCATCTGAGCAAAAGCATCTCcacgtttaataatataatcttCTTTTGAATGATTGATTAATATGACTTTAATTTCGTCTTTATAATCAGCGTCTATTATTCCTGGAGAATTTAACACAACAACACCATATTTATAAGCCATACCTGATTTTGAATATACATGTCCTGCAAAATCAGAATCTATTTCATCGATATAGACTCCAGTACTTACTAAAACACGTTGGTGTGGTTGAAGTATATAATCCTTTGTGCTTCTTAGATCAAAACAAGCACTatcttttgtttcataaaaagaCCATTCTTGACTATCTCTAATTTCGAGtctttttaactcttttacTTCATAAATAGACCATTGATCTTGTTTGCGATGTGCATCTCTTATTTtaatcatctaaaaaaatttaaatacatacattGTGTTTTTGTTCTAAAGAATAAACtacattttctcttttttccTAATgagaaaaattacaatttttacaaaaacttaatttacaaaaaaaaccaatcaaaacaaaacaaatatatttttctacaaAGTTGACAGTGTCCaaaccaataataataaaatttaaactgttttaaatcctttttgtttaatactctattaaaaagttcattaataTAAGGCAATAAAGGCACACTAGTATTAAAATCAGTATCAATccacatatttaaaaataaatcatctattttttttactaattttctaTCGTAAGCTTCtacaagcaaaattttttctaattgaaCACTACTATCAAAATGtctgtattttaattttacaatttccaTTCTTGTTCTTTCATAATATCTATTTTCTTCCTTTTCCATTTTTTGCAAtctaaacacattttttatatctCACTGACTATACCAGAAGATGTTGATGAtttgaacaagtttttttccccttttttataaaatggtagTCATGAAAACATAATCTCTTTCATTAAAATAGAATCAAAGTATCAAAGAACAAAGTTTAAAGTTCATCATACCACACTTTGAACTTTGAACTTGTATGATGTATTTTACATTCTTtaagaaaaacttgtttaattcttgtttttttgtaatctctTTTTTCAAGACAAACAGTATAAAAGGAgctcattttaatttaaaaatttattcaaaacacaAGTGAACAAAAAATGTCAGAGTTTGAAATTGTTTATTGCAACGATAACACCTATGTCAAATTTGCAGAATTAGCAGCTGCTACTTTGTGGCTTGTTGAGTttaaagacgaaaaaaatgtaaaagataaACATTATTCCACTGTTCCTCTTAACCCACTTGCACAATTtaactatgttaaaaaagaattgaTTTACAAACCAAAAAATGAGGGTTGTGAAATCTTACTACCATGGAAGTACAGAGATATGTGTGATCTCAtcaaaacaagttatttattcAGATCCGAACTGAAATTAACAAAAGAcgacaacaaatttaaaatgtccAATGGTGAAATTACTAATAAtgtggtttttaaatttaatcataacaaaatgaacaaaaaagtaaaaaggaaAGTTTGATGGGTAGTATGCAAGCAGCTCAATACAGAGCCTATATGACAGTCGCTTACCCTAAAACCCACATATTAAAAACAGTCGAGTTTAACAGTTATCCGATACGAATAGCAAAAGAAGGAGATGAGATTCATGTTACAGAGTATCAAAGATTATTGGCTGTAGAACCGTCTTTCCACAACACTATGAATAAAAATGGTGTTCCTAGAAATTATAatcagatttttgaaaaaagcttGTGCAGAGTTTGCTGAAAAAAAAGCgagtgaaacaaaaaaagccAAAGTTGAACCAGAAGTACCAgaagaaaatgaagaataacttttttttgtaattttttaaattgaattaagaaacctgttttattaataaaaaacttgttttttttctttttttcctatataaagggtaaaaaaaataaattctagtTCATTTTTGAAAGAGAAAATAACTAGCAAACAATTCGACGAAAGTCTCATCAAAGctgttcaactttttttatccaaataacAAATTACATCCTATGTTGTTTGCATTTCACCATTTAAATAACATGTATGAAGAATGGCAAgatattatatttacttatttaaaaaattttgacttgGAGTTGAACTTGGAAGAAGAAAAATGGATagatttgtattatatatttatagctaaAGACTATGAAAACTGTCttcatttgtttgaaaaacctTCTCGTCGTTATATGAATTTTGCAGAACAATCAGCTTCATGGAGAACAAACATGTTTGAAGTATGTCGCATGATTAacgatgattttttaaatataaccaaAACAACAGTAGAAAAACAACacgaagaattaaaaaaaaaactagaagagtTTATTAAAgtacttaaactttattacaaatcaaaaaacattgaaaagaaATGCACTTCATGGAAAAGCAAAGTTAAATAGtctttaaagtattattttttgttttcttatctATCTAACAAATGGGAATATGATAACTTgaagaaaaattgtaaaataataaaatacgtTTTTCCAGCTTGCATGGACCAACCGCCTTGATTTTCGCTCAACgataaagtttttcataataCCTATTACACATTTATACACCTGCTcctatttatgaatattttatagaaaaaaaagtacacgAAGAAGGAGATAaagtttacatttataaagcctTTGATCGTtgtaattttcacaaaaaaagtttaatagaaATGTTCCCTACagctaaactattttttttctttaaaagaaactttaacaTTTCAATAGTACTATAAAGAAAAGAAGACGAAGTTTATAATTACAATACTAACGAAATAGTATCGAAGCAACCTATACACAGAAACACTAATTATACCAAATATTATGTGAccacaaaaaaatgattataaacaagacatttttttatttttttatttttttttccatatcaAAAAGTTGATacacaattttaataatatgaaatatattgtCAAAACAATcacatttgtctttttttaacacATATACGCAACGAATATTGTCTGTTATTAAACGAATAAAACTTTCGTATTCACCAACACTAAATTCTGTATATTGTTGTAcgtttaatactttaataaaatcattaacaaaatCTTCTAAATAAGATGTAAACATAAATGTTTCATATTTTGGACAGTGTTCGTGAGTTTGTTTTTACGTATAGCTATGTTGATAGTGTTCTAAACATaaacttttattgttaaaataagttGGTAGTTCACACAATTTTGGAAATAGTAATCTATTTAAatcaaatgtatatattttttgctctTTTATTGCACTCAATGCATCTTTCTCCGTGTTGCCGCCTTTATAAAACACGAGATTATGTtcgaattttgaaaatattgctCTTAAGTAATCTATAACAGAGCTACAAAATATGATTTCGCTGGTATATTTGAAAGTGGGATAGTACTCTAATCCGCGAATATTGTTCAGAcagtataaaaatacttttttatctttttcttcgaagttttcaaatttttcacaAGGTATTActtgtttatgaaaaaacttcTTATCAATAATTGAACGTAAACATAACTCTCTTATGCAATTTCTTCACAATGTATGGATCTCTCGATTAGTAATAAATTCGAAATCTAAAAAccacaactaaaaaaaattgcttttttattaaaaaaagaagcgtattcctttaataaaatgaataaaaaagtataaaaaatcatattttaaaaattttttcgcatattttttattaaaaaaaaattaatcgcGTTgatagcatcattaaaaaaagtcataacaaTTGCGCAGTGTGCGCGCTTGATGAAGTGTCTAAAAGATACTAACATTATGAAAACAAATCTGGAAATTCTTCACCTTCATCTGATCGTATAGAAGAAGAACATTATACagataaaaaatcatttcattttCTACAAAATGTACTCGATTCTAAAAGGATAACATTAAATTCTTACagtattgaaaaatgttttaaaaacagtcaatttaataatttactcGAAAATCCTCAACTTTGTCTTATTCATCTCAACCACTTTGATGATTTGAAAGACCAACTCGGTGATAACTATATAGGTGAACTCTATAAAGCTAAGCTTACTGTTTTGCTACTAGACGAAGATATCAAACCTACTATAGATCAAGCAGACGGTCATCAAACAGACGGTTTCGTAGATACGTTTACTACAAAAGTAATACCTATCGTCTTTTCTTTGATAGAAAAACTAGATGAgcgttaaaaaagaaatcagttAAAAGAAACATTGAAGGAATTATAAAGGAAAGAACCagctataaaaaaactttatttgttaatatattacaCGCTATTGTAACTATATTTATTAcgagtttttttagtttagaaaaagaGGAAGAACAAAATGGGTACTGATGAATCTTTGTctcgttttttataaaaattcataatttaaaaattattttataggagTTTATGCTTTTGATCAGTTGAGTCAAACAAAAACTcatattcatattattaatcaaatgaaaaaaaatggttCTTTTATCATTTACGACAATGAAACCACAAAAGAAGCAGGTCAACATTGGAGAGTGTTGATGAAATTAGACAAGggtcattttttttgttttgatagttTAGGAGAAGAAAGTGTATTACAAAAAATTCCAAAACATTTAAGattgaataaatatttgtttgaagCAGTAGAAGAAGTCAATAGCAATATACAAATCAACACTATTAATATAAACTAcaaagaaattgaaattaatttttttataaggggCTGTTCATATGGATAAAATTCATCCCGCCTAACCGGGGTACCCCGGTTAGGCGGGATGAATTTCAGCTGTGTTCATATGGAAAAAAACATCTCGCCCAAGCGAGACATTTTTAATCACGTGACATTTGTTTTCATAATTGcgcaaattattaaattaaaaatggaagttaaaaaaaaagttcttattgcTACAACTAATATAATAGCTTTCCAATCTTATTTGATGCACattaaagtataatattattacgTATTTTACAAAACGAGCATTACattaaacttatcattaaaaatctCTTCAGAAAAAAAGCTTTCGCCTTAAAAAGCTTAAAGATAAAATGTTGagaagaaatagtaaaaaacccCGTAGCTGTTGGTACGAAATTGGACGGTCTGATAAATGGTGGAAAAACATGATATCTGGTATTTCTCCTGAAAGTTactggtttaaaaattttagattgtCAAAAAGTGCATTTATGAACTTGGCTGAACAGCTTAAACCCTTCATAGCACCTAATCCAAAATCCCCTAACTATAGAGCTTTGAGCACAGAAAAAAGCTTGCAATTACTCTATACTATCTTAAGGATACTGGCTCTTTAATAATGACAGCCAACTGCTTTGGGATAGCAGTAAATACAGTCTCTTCAATTATTACACAAGTGTgcgaaaaaattgtttattacctAGGGCCAATCTATAAATCTCTACCGAAAAAAGAAATCGAAATGAGACAAAAGGTGATTGAGTTTGAATCCAAGTTTGGCATGATTCAAGCTTTTGGTTGTATAGACGGTACGCATGTGCCAATTGTATGTCTTGTTGAAAACTCTcaagattatttttgttataaacaatattattccATGAATGTTCAAGCAGTATGTGATTATAAAGGAATGTTTATGGATATAGAATGCGTTTGGCCTGGAAGTGTTCACGATAGCAAAGTATTTTCCAACTCAtccataaacaaaaaacttcgcGATGGTTTCTTACCAGGTATGTTTCAATCAGTATTACATGGATACAAAAAAATTGGAACATATATCATTGGTGATCCAGCCTACCCCTTAACTCCGTTTTGTATAAAAGAGTATCAAACCTGTAGCAGTAACGAGCAAGTAGTATTTAATAGCATGCTTTGATCAGCTCGAAACCCTATCGAATGTGCATTTGGGAGATTAAAAGCTCGTTGGGCAATTCTTACcagaaaaatagattttaaattggAACTTGTACCAATAATTGTTTATGCTACATTtgtattacataatttttgtgAGAAACACAAAACATTAGTTGATTCTGACAGTGTAAATAACCAAGTTCAGctaattaagtttaatgaagaAACTTATATTAATCAACCAAACCCAGGTTATTCAAACAAAACAGCAGAAGGAGAGCTCACAAGAACATTGCTTACATCTTACATTTCAGATTGTTTgccaaattaataacaatatgcTTAAATCATAAAATCACTTATAATGGTAAAATCACAGACTTCtgcattttttagaattttgcattgattttctgcataattaaaatatatagttttgtttattgtttaaaatatatagttttgttattgtatttagttttatataccCCTTCAAAATCTTGATTAGTATTTTACTAAATAAGTCTGTAAAATACTATAAACCTTTACtaaacaacattaataaaacaaagttatgGATGTGTTtcatattagaaaaaactaCCAACTATCTTTTAACACTATACTATCATATTGCAACATATGCTCTTTATAGGCacagcaaaaaatataaatgtaataaaaagtgTGTATAAAACAGTTTTGCTACTTTTGCTTTTTCTCAGGAGTTGAATGAGGATCTTGGAAATTTTGAGAATATGTAGGTGCGTTAAAATTGTAATAAGTTGGAATAGGTTGGTGTTGTGTCAAGTATTGTGGTTGAATAGGTTGCATTGCCATCGCTAACATTTCAATCGAACGACACATGCTATTCCCCACATTAACCATGGAATTGCTTACTTGTTCTAGTGATTTAGCAAAGCTTTCGCTTGATAAACGTAAACTTTCAGCCAAACCAATCTTAAATTTAGCGTCTTCTTTTGCTTCAGCGAATAATAGCTAGTCACGTTGACTTgcagataaatttttttctaaatgttttctCTTGTTATCAATTAGTTTAGGAACAACATTTGTCTTTCTTTTACAACCGGTGTAGATGTAATTGTTCTTTGATGTAATCTTTCTTTTACAATTGGTGTAGATGCAATTGTTTCAGAAAAACATTCTTGTGGTGGCGTTGATAAGTAGTCAAGAGATTcttcattaataacattatattcAGTTTCTTCATTAtaactgtttattttttctttatcgaCTTCACTACTCTTTATGCCAAAAGACAAAGGTTTTATATTTGCTGAAAAAACCCCAAATTTCAATCAACTTATCATAAAATTCGTATACAATTTTTCCACTTCCACTTTTCGTTCCTAAAGTGACAGCTTTTGAAAAGTTCTGTCGTACATCTTTgactttttaaacaattctaGACCTTCCTTTTGCAATACATTCAGTctctttttgataaagttttttatattcgttatcGTCCATATCACCTTTTGTGGTAAACTCGACAGGACCAAACATCCATGTTTCATCACTGTTACAATACAATTTAGCCATATCATCtcttaaatgtttatacaataaCGGCTTGTCGCCATAAAAATCTATACCGCGGTAACTCATTTGTGATTTGTAATTAGAAAtagtattaattaaattttctaccATTTCATTATTCCATTTGAAAACTAgctttttaacttgttttattgCAACAGTTGCCATTATTTATTCGATATGTTTAAAACAAGAAGAACTTATTAGATATTTTTGCTTCTATACGTGGTTGAAcgatttaaacttaaaaacagtTGAATGCTAATTCAATTTCTTAACAAAACTGTCCAGTTTTGCCGGGGTTATTTTCAGTTTGTGTTCATATGCAATATTTTTACCCCGCCTGACCGGAATCCCGGTAGTCCATAGGCGAGTTCTCGCCTAGGTGGGGTGAATGATTTTACATATGAACGCGATGTTAGAATTATAAGAGTTTACTAAGACAGCCGGGATCCCGGTTGTTTTTCTATCCCGGTTAGGCGGGGTGATTTTATCCATATGAACAGCCCCTAAGACAATCAAATCATTTTCCTACAGAATGGACAGCAGAAAATTGCGAGTTATATTGGTTtaccaaatttattttaaaatatagtgaAATCACTGGCAATCAAAAcgtattttttcataaaacaaattTCCTTTTCAATGGAATGATAGTAGTTTATGTGGTGCATTTACCGCTTATTTTGTAGCTCTAGTCTTTCGCAGTGAAAATGTATTATATACtgatcaaatttatttactatcATTGTGCAGACtgttaaaccattatttttatgaagTAACAACTCTTCATGCCTCTGCACTAATTCAGCTaaatctttattcattttttcaatttattaaaaaaaaacactttccACACCTTGATAACACTGCCAAACAACTGTTTCAAAAAGACATGCAATTGCATTTATATATGAGAAAACAGGAAAATCTGGAACGTGATCTATTGTCTATGAAAACAAAACCAATTCCTTTGAGTCATGATAtttatgaaaagcaaatatTGGCTCAAAATgctattaaaagatttttaaaagatgcAGGATTCTTAAgaacaaattataaaactacGTGGAATAAATTATCTGTATTAGATATTCAAGTTATTCAGTCTGTAATGAACaaggaaaatatttattacatgatCCAAACTGAAATGGATACGATTTATGCAAACAATAACACACGCTTAAAGACAGCCAATCAATTTTTAGATGTTCCTATTGATGAGCGCATgactaaaaaagaaataaaaaggcAGTTAGCTCTGAATTTAATGCAAACAAACATGAAGAGGTCAACACACACGCTGCTAGAAGAAATCATGGAAGAAAAATGTGCTACGTGTAACGGATATGGCGATctgttttttgtggttttagaaggaataaaaaataatcgaTTGTTAAAAGATTGTACTATACATGATTGTACTATACTATAAAGATTGTACTATACATGTCACAATATTGAGTTTATCATTGAAACGAGttactttaataatttgtcCCTGTTTCAAGCGATGTGACAAAGAAAAATCTCCCTTAGCATTACTAGTACCTTTAaatagcaaaatataaaaatcagatAATTGTGGAAATGGATAACAATCCTCTGCATAAGTttcaaaagtcattttttattaagtctGCTTCTTCGAGTAGCCAAATGTTAAATGACTCTTTAATAACATCAACAAAGTCTTCATATACCATTTCCAATTCGtctttgtttttatcataaataaaatcaatatgaGCGTTTTCGTTAGAGCGAGTGACTTTAATTTCAACTAGTCCATCCAAATGAAATACTAATTTGAAATTACCCTGGACTTGTTATAAACTATCATTTGCTTCAAACTTGGAAGCTTCTACATTCATAACAGATTTATAAAATTcgtttaaacaagttttaaactccattttttatttcaaatgaatttttttatttcaaaaaaaaactaaatttatagtttttttttttagaaaaaacaacataaaacacACCTTCGTTTATATgtgaaatacaaaataaattatttataatatcgaAATCTAATATAAAGCCACCAAAAAACGTGGATGTTTTCATATGTCCGTTTTCTTTGTCGCCGCTTATGATTTCGACAATACCGTTTTCGTATTCATAAGTAAGAATGTAATCATCAAACGCACTAGTATCAGTtcgtaaattttttaacttatcgttctgttttttcatatcttttatCAACCATAGATattcttttgaattttcttGTACGTGCTGACGAAATTTTTcggaaaaacaatttttacaatactttttaatatgaGTCTTTCTTTTTGCATGTTTGCACACTTgtgatgaatttatttttgtaaataaacgtTTGCAGAGTTGAgcttttttatacttgttttttaatccgattaaaatatagttttaaataaaccaaCAACTAAGCGAATAACTCCTAATAGGTTACCAAGGATACCTTTACCTCGTTTTCTAAGTATACGTTTTCTCCCTTTACCAATTAAAGAATGATGAGATCTAGGGTGAGGTTAAGATTTTCGGTGAACAATAATGCATCTTTTAGCAGACCTATGACCTCTATGTCTTTTAtgtctcattttttaaaaatatttctttgtttaacACGAAccactttattatttatatacttactttttttgttttttcaataacataaCAGTGCTTTTCTACAAATTTAAcagtttctcttttttttcaatgaccAGCTAATTGGGCAATAGATTTCCATATTTTACCATAAATTAATTTACCATAAAGATCCGCTACAG
The nucleotide sequence above comes from Hydra vulgaris chromosome 09, alternate assembly HydraT2T_AEP. Encoded proteins:
- the LOC136085512 gene encoding putative nuclease HARBI1 — translated: MTANCFGIAVNTVSSIITQVCEKIVYYLGPIYKSLPKKEIEMRQKVIEFESKFGMIQAFGCIDGTHVPIVCLVENSQDYFCYKQYYSMNVQAVCDYKGMFMDIECVWPGSVHDSKVFSNSSINKKLRDGFLPARNPIECAFGRLKARWAILTRKIDFKLELVPIIVYATFVLHNFCEKHKTLVDSDSVNNQVQLIKFNEETYINQPNPGYSNKTAEGELTRTLLTSYISDCLPN